One Spinacia oleracea cultivar Varoflay chromosome 4, BTI_SOV_V1, whole genome shotgun sequence DNA segment encodes these proteins:
- the LOC110796904 gene encoding uncharacterized protein has translation MTPYKLVYGKNFHLPIELEHRAMWAIKTLNFELSCAGERHLLDLPDLEELRMNAFDSASIYKARSKQYQEARIEKRELKEGEKILLYNSRLKLFSGKLKSRWSGPFDVVRVFPYGAIEIRGQDTNNFKVNGQRLKHYYMGDSLGSFAIMDLKDPP, from the coding sequence ATGACCCCGTACAAGCTCGTGTATGGCAAGAATTTCCATTTGCCGATCGAGTTGGAGCATCGGGCCATGTGggccattaaaaccttaaatttCGAGCTCTCTTGTGCGGGTGAGCGGCATTTACTTGACCTCCCCGACCTTGAAGAGCTCCGAATGAATGCCTTTGATTCGGCAAGTATCTACAAAGCTCGTTCCAAGCAATATCAAGAAGCCCGTATTGAAAAGAGAGAGTTGAAGGAAGGAGAGAAGATTCTCCTCTATAATTctcgtttgaaattattctcgGGCAAGCTCAAGTCCCGGTGGAGCGGCCCCTTTGATGTAGTGAGAGTGTTCCCCTATGGTGCTATTGAGATTCGGGGACAAGATACCAACAACTTCAAAGTTAATGGTCAAAGGCTTAAGCATTATTATATGGGTGACTCTCTTGGCTCGTTTGCCATCATGGACCTCAAGGACCCCCCATGA